One genomic window of Luteitalea pratensis includes the following:
- a CDS encoding glycosyltransferase family 4 protein — protein MKRLAILGNHLPRQCGIATFTTHLTDALATELPHVDTFVLAMNDAGRRHTYPPRVRFEIGEGDVGSYRRAADFLNVNHVDVLSVQHEYGIFGGKAGAHVLTLLRELRMPIVTTLHTVLSAPNPTQRAVIEELARVSERLVVMSTSGADLLTRIHGISVDQIDLIPHGIPHVPVDAASKDRLGVDGKTVILTFGLLSRDKGIEHVIDALPAILAVHPDTVYIVLGATHPHVVAHEGEAYRLMLEARGQQLGVAGSMIFHNRFVSQDELTDFLSATDIYITPYLQPEQITSGTLAYAVGAGKAVISTPYIYARELLADGRGVLVPWRDSSAIAREVITLVSDGDAQRTMCARAAAYGVGMTWPAVGRRYVESFERAQTEHTRRRRTTFRAQTLAARPAGLPEITLKHVEAMTDDTGMLQHAIFSIPRYDEGYCLDDNARALLLMALLEEAGTDDPVVVRAFGLRYLAFVNHAFDRATGRFRNFLSYARQWLEPYGSEDSHGRALWALGAIIGRAGDPGRQSLAGELFHAALPAVSGFTSPRAWAYALLGIDEYLKAFQGDSTAEARREELAGRLFGLFERTSRRDWPWFEDSVTYCNGRLPQALIVSGDRMHRTDMVEAGMRSLDWLLSVQSSPDRQFAAIGSSGFYTRGGVPATFDQQPVEASAIVSACLDAYRVHGDGRWLVQARWAFNWFLGENHLQHWLFDPSTGGCRDGLHADRPNQNQGAEATLSFLLALHELRAMTAFDVPGVPAETLQSIS, from the coding sequence ATGAAGAGACTCGCCATCCTTGGCAATCATTTGCCGCGTCAGTGCGGCATCGCCACATTCACGACGCACCTCACGGATGCGCTGGCGACCGAGTTGCCGCATGTCGACACGTTCGTGCTCGCGATGAACGATGCCGGTCGACGACACACCTATCCGCCTCGAGTCCGGTTCGAGATCGGCGAGGGCGACGTCGGCTCGTACCGCCGGGCGGCGGATTTCCTGAACGTCAATCACGTCGATGTGCTGTCCGTGCAGCACGAGTACGGAATCTTCGGTGGCAAGGCGGGTGCCCATGTCCTCACCCTTCTGCGGGAACTCCGGATGCCGATCGTCACGACGCTTCACACCGTGCTCTCGGCACCCAATCCGACGCAGCGCGCTGTGATCGAGGAACTGGCGCGGGTCTCGGAGCGTCTCGTCGTGATGAGCACATCGGGCGCAGACTTGCTCACGCGCATCCACGGTATATCCGTCGATCAGATCGATCTGATTCCCCACGGGATCCCGCACGTGCCGGTTGATGCGGCGAGCAAGGACCGACTGGGAGTCGACGGCAAGACCGTGATTCTGACGTTCGGCCTGCTGTCGCGCGACAAGGGCATCGAGCATGTGATCGATGCCTTGCCGGCCATTCTTGCCGTCCACCCTGACACCGTGTACATCGTCCTGGGTGCCACACATCCACACGTCGTCGCGCACGAGGGCGAGGCGTATCGTCTGATGCTCGAAGCACGAGGCCAGCAACTCGGCGTCGCCGGCAGCATGATCTTCCACAACCGATTCGTCAGCCAGGACGAGCTGACGGACTTTCTCTCCGCCACCGACATCTACATCACGCCGTACCTCCAGCCGGAACAGATCACGTCCGGCACGTTGGCCTATGCTGTCGGCGCGGGCAAGGCGGTGATCTCGACACCGTACATCTACGCTCGTGAGCTCCTTGCCGACGGGCGTGGCGTGCTCGTCCCCTGGAGGGATTCATCCGCCATTGCGCGGGAAGTCATCACCCTGGTCAGCGACGGCGATGCGCAGCGCACCATGTGCGCCCGGGCGGCTGCGTATGGTGTCGGGATGACCTGGCCGGCCGTCGGCCGCCGCTACGTCGAGAGCTTCGAGCGCGCGCAAACCGAACACACCCGCCGCCGCCGAACGACATTCCGTGCACAAACGCTCGCCGCCAGACCGGCTGGCCTGCCCGAGATCACCCTCAAGCACGTGGAGGCGATGACCGACGACACCGGCATGCTTCAGCATGCCATCTTCAGCATTCCGCGGTACGACGAAGGCTACTGCCTGGACGACAACGCGCGCGCCCTGCTGCTCATGGCGCTTCTCGAAGAGGCCGGCACCGATGACCCGGTCGTCGTCCGAGCGTTCGGGTTGCGATATCTCGCGTTTGTCAATCATGCCTTCGATCGAGCCACTGGACGCTTCAGGAATTTCTTGTCGTACGCAAGGCAATGGCTGGAGCCGTACGGGTCGGAGGACAGCCACGGGCGCGCGCTGTGGGCGCTGGGTGCCATCATCGGGCGGGCGGGCGATCCGGGCCGTCAGAGTCTGGCTGGCGAGCTCTTCCACGCCGCCCTTCCTGCGGTGTCAGGCTTCACGAGTCCGCGCGCCTGGGCCTATGCGCTGCTTGGCATCGACGAGTACCTGAAAGCATTCCAGGGCGACAGCACGGCCGAAGCACGTCGTGAGGAGCTGGCAGGTCGTCTGTTTGGCCTCTTCGAGCGGACGAGCCGACGCGACTGGCCCTGGTTCGAGGATTCTGTGACCTACTGCAACGGCCGTCTGCCGCAGGCACTCATCGTCTCCGGTGATCGAATGCATCGGACAGACATGGTGGAGGCAGGCATGCGTTCGCTCGACTGGCTGCTCTCAGTGCAATCGTCACCGGACAGGCAGTTTGCAGCGATCGGCTCCAGCGGGTTCTACACGCGTGGTGGGGTGCCGGCGACCTTCGACCAGCAGCCGGTCGAGGCCAGCGCGATCGTGTCTGCCTGCCTGGACGCGTATCGCGTGCATGGCGATGGGCGATGGCTCGTTCAGGCGCGCTGGGCGTTCAACTGGTTCCTCGGCGAGAACCACCTGCAGCACTGGCTCTTCGATCCTTCGACCGGTGGTTGCCGTGATGGGCTGCACGCCGATCGCCCCAATCAGAACCAGGGGGCCGAGGCAACGCTCTCGTTTCTGCTCGCCCTGCACGAGCTCCGGGCGATGACGGCCTTCGACGTGCCCGGCGTCCCTGCCGAGACACTGCAATCCATCTCATGA
- a CDS encoding alpha/beta hydrolase family protein, whose product MTLPLLLVLTLSTLALAAQQPGVDEALSRPILAPEQTRIDTQVWTATQVPVLQVPASRAAWAAQARTLRQRLLDEVVYRGTAREWRTQKVVVESFGEIAADGYRVRKIRFEAVPGLHVPALVYGPVPAPTKPTPVVLNFNGHEGTGMANAYHQARCINLAKKGLYAINVEWIGQTQLATEGLQHYRMNQLDLVGTPGLAVFYESLRRTLDLGIGLPNADAARVAVTGLSGGGWQTIILSALDTRVALANPVAGFSSYVTRAQWPDKDLGDSEQTPSDLASIADYTHLSALMAPRALQLTHNAKDNCCYRGDYALGNLVQQARPVFDLLGAGNRLGYYVNYDTGHNYERDNREAFYRFLHANLLGGSADFDPREIDVTADLRDLATLTIPVPADNADFRSLARGILAARQTPATAPRRERLQALVKAPTFAVRAEHAGTIGEAAFWKVHLDNWTVPVTELSPSTPSATTLLLNDAGRAKAGADVRRLLGEGRRVAALDPWYFGESALGQRDFLFGLLVAALGDRPLGIEVGQVTATARWLESRHGAPVEIVARGPRTSLIALVAAALEPDAISGVQVHDSWRTLREVLDRNISAQQMPEMFTFGLLAEFDVAQIEQLVAPRAVRVR is encoded by the coding sequence ATGACGCTGCCGTTGCTCCTGGTGTTGACCCTCTCCACGCTGGCGCTCGCCGCCCAGCAGCCAGGCGTGGACGAGGCGCTGTCGCGACCCATCCTCGCTCCAGAGCAGACCCGCATCGACACGCAGGTGTGGACGGCCACGCAGGTACCCGTGCTGCAGGTGCCGGCGTCGCGCGCGGCGTGGGCCGCGCAAGCGCGCACGCTGCGGCAGCGACTGCTCGACGAGGTCGTGTACCGCGGCACCGCGCGAGAGTGGCGCACGCAGAAAGTCGTCGTCGAATCGTTCGGCGAGATCGCGGCAGACGGGTATCGCGTGCGCAAGATCCGCTTCGAAGCTGTCCCCGGCCTGCACGTCCCCGCTCTGGTCTACGGGCCTGTTCCCGCGCCCACGAAGCCGACTCCCGTCGTCCTCAACTTCAACGGTCACGAGGGGACGGGGATGGCCAACGCGTACCATCAGGCGCGTTGCATCAACCTGGCGAAGAAGGGGCTGTATGCGATCAACGTCGAGTGGATCGGCCAGACACAGCTCGCAACCGAGGGACTGCAGCACTACAGGATGAACCAGCTGGATCTCGTGGGCACGCCAGGACTCGCTGTGTTCTACGAGTCGCTGCGGCGCACCCTCGACCTCGGCATCGGCCTCCCGAATGCGGATGCGGCACGCGTCGCCGTCACGGGACTCTCGGGTGGCGGTTGGCAGACGATCATCCTGAGCGCGCTCGACACGCGCGTGGCGCTGGCAAATCCGGTGGCCGGTTTCTCGAGCTACGTCACGCGTGCGCAGTGGCCAGACAAGGACCTCGGCGACTCGGAGCAGACGCCGTCGGACCTGGCCTCGATTGCCGACTACACGCACCTTTCCGCGCTGATGGCACCACGGGCGCTGCAGCTCACGCACAACGCGAAGGACAACTGCTGCTACAGGGGAGACTACGCCCTCGGCAACCTCGTGCAGCAGGCGCGGCCCGTGTTCGATCTGCTCGGAGCGGGCAACCGGCTCGGCTACTACGTCAACTACGACACGGGGCACAACTACGAGCGGGACAACCGCGAGGCGTTCTACCGCTTCCTGCACGCCAACCTGCTCGGCGGCAGCGCCGACTTCGACCCGCGAGAGATCGACGTCACCGCGGACCTCCGTGACCTGGCGACACTGACCATCCCCGTCCCGGCCGACAACGCGGACTTCCGCTCGCTCGCGCGCGGCATCCTCGCCGCGCGCCAGACACCAGCAACGGCACCGCGACGTGAGCGCCTCCAGGCACTCGTGAAGGCGCCCACGTTCGCCGTGCGGGCCGAACACGCAGGCACTATCGGCGAGGCCGCGTTCTGGAAGGTACATCTCGACAACTGGACGGTGCCCGTGACAGAGCTCTCACCTTCCACGCCGAGCGCGACAACGCTCCTGCTCAACGACGCCGGGCGAGCCAAGGCGGGAGCCGATGTGCGGCGGTTGCTTGGCGAGGGGCGTCGAGTGGCCGCACTCGACCCGTGGTACTTCGGCGAATCCGCGCTCGGTCAGCGCGACTTCCTCTTCGGCCTGCTCGTCGCGGCGCTCGGGGACCGTCCGCTCGGAATCGAGGTCGGCCAGGTCACGGCCACGGCCCGCTGGCTGGAATCGCGCCACGGCGCCCCGGTGGAGATCGTCGCGCGAGGACCACGTACGAGCCTGATCGCGCTCGTCGCCGCGGCACTCGAACCCGATGCGATCAGCGGTGTGCAGGTGCACGACAGCTGGCGCACGCTGCGCGAGGTGCTTGACCGCAACATCAGCGCCCAGCAGATGCCAGAGATGTTCACGTTCGGCCTGCTCGCCGAGTTCGACGTCGCGCAGATCGAACAGCTCGTCGCGCCACGCGCGGTACGTGTCAGGTAG
- a CDS encoding glucose 1-dehydrogenase yields MKAITVEPLVADTARFEEIPEPALHEGSVLVEAIAVGVCGTDVEIVHGAYGWAPRGEKRLVLGHESLGRVLDPGPGGSLKEGDLVVGIVRRPDPVPCPNCAVGEWDMCRNGLYTERGIKEIHGFMSERWRIEPEYAMKVAPSLGILGVLLEPTTVVVKAWEQVLAVGHRAFWQPETALVTGAGPIGLLAALIGKQHGLEVHVLDRFETGSKPALVRALGATYHTGTIAGIGFEPDVIVECTGASEVISQALSSIAAGGVVCLTGVGSGGRAVSAPGMASLAAAAVLKNNVVVGTVNANKRHWYRAGQVLAHADPGWLASLITRREPADRFMHALERQPDDIKTIVQFADV; encoded by the coding sequence TTGAAGGCCATCACTGTCGAACCGCTCGTCGCCGACACCGCCCGCTTCGAGGAGATTCCGGAGCCGGCGCTTCACGAAGGCTCGGTCCTCGTCGAGGCGATTGCCGTCGGCGTGTGCGGCACCGACGTGGAGATCGTCCACGGCGCCTACGGGTGGGCGCCCCGCGGCGAGAAACGGCTCGTGCTCGGTCACGAGTCCCTCGGGCGCGTCCTCGATCCCGGCCCGGGCGGCTCGCTCAAGGAAGGGGACCTGGTGGTCGGCATCGTCCGGCGCCCGGACCCCGTGCCGTGCCCGAACTGCGCCGTCGGCGAGTGGGACATGTGCCGCAACGGGCTGTACACCGAGCGCGGCATCAAGGAGATCCACGGTTTCATGTCCGAGCGCTGGCGCATCGAGCCGGAGTACGCGATGAAGGTCGCGCCCTCGCTCGGCATCCTCGGCGTCCTGCTGGAGCCGACCACCGTGGTGGTCAAGGCGTGGGAGCAGGTACTCGCGGTGGGACACCGCGCGTTCTGGCAGCCGGAGACGGCGCTCGTGACCGGGGCCGGGCCGATCGGCTTGCTGGCGGCGTTGATCGGCAAGCAGCATGGTCTCGAGGTCCACGTGCTCGATCGGTTCGAGACCGGGTCGAAGCCGGCTCTCGTGCGCGCGCTTGGCGCGACCTATCACACCGGTACGATCGCCGGGATCGGCTTCGAGCCCGACGTCATCGTCGAATGCACGGGCGCGTCCGAAGTGATCAGTCAGGCGTTGAGCAGCATCGCCGCCGGCGGCGTGGTCTGCCTCACCGGCGTCGGCAGCGGCGGTCGCGCCGTCTCGGCGCCGGGCATGGCCAGTCTCGCCGCCGCCGCGGTCCTGAAGAATAACGTCGTCGTCGGGACGGTGAACGCCAACAAGCGGCACTGGTACCGCGCCGGCCAGGTACTGGCGCACGCCGATCCCGGGTGGCTCGCGTCACTGATCACGCGCCGCGAGCCTGCAGACCGCTTCATGCACGCGCTCGAGCGGCAGCCGGACGACATCAAGACGATCGTGCAGTTTGCAGACGTCTGA
- a CDS encoding glycosidase, which yields MNSPTHYETLFQRHDRNPILTAADWPYPAHTVFNAGATRLRDGSTLLLCRVEDRRGHSHLCAARSQNGFDGWTIDAEPTLRPDPERYPEELWGIEDPRITFVEELGRYVVAYTAFGRGGPGVALALTDDFRSFERLGLVMQPDDKDAALLPRRINGNFALLHRPLADSGSHIWISFSPDLRNWGGHKLVLQARRGAWWDANKVGLSPPLIETPRGWLMLYHGVRQTAAGCLYRLGLALLDLDTAEHCILRGDSWIFGPEAPYERQGDVGYVTFPCGYTLGADGDAINLYYGAADTSIAIATGSINHLLDWLDRHGTAA from the coding sequence ATGAACTCGCCGACCCATTACGAAACCCTGTTCCAGCGCCACGATAGGAATCCCATCCTGACGGCGGCGGACTGGCCGTACCCGGCCCACACCGTGTTCAACGCCGGGGCGACGCGACTTCGGGATGGCTCGACGCTCCTCCTCTGCCGGGTCGAGGACCGACGCGGCCACTCGCATCTGTGCGCTGCCCGATCCCAGAACGGCTTCGATGGCTGGACGATCGATGCCGAGCCCACACTCCGTCCGGATCCAGAGCGGTATCCCGAGGAGCTGTGGGGCATTGAAGACCCTCGCATCACCTTCGTCGAAGAGCTCGGTCGGTACGTCGTGGCCTACACCGCGTTCGGTCGAGGAGGACCCGGTGTGGCGCTCGCGCTCACCGACGACTTCCGCAGCTTCGAGCGCCTTGGCCTGGTCATGCAACCCGATGACAAGGACGCCGCGCTCCTGCCCCGCCGCATCAACGGCAACTTCGCCCTGCTGCATCGCCCGCTGGCGGACTCGGGCTCGCACATCTGGATCTCGTTCTCGCCCGATCTTCGCAACTGGGGTGGACACAAGCTCGTGCTGCAGGCCCGGCGCGGGGCATGGTGGGACGCCAACAAGGTGGGGTTATCGCCCCCGCTCATCGAGACGCCTCGCGGGTGGCTCATGCTGTATCACGGCGTTCGCCAGACGGCCGCCGGGTGCCTGTATCGGTTGGGCCTGGCACTCCTGGACCTGGACACCGCCGAGCATTGCATCCTGCGCGGGGACTCCTGGATCTTTGGGCCTGAGGCGCCGTACGAGCGTCAGGGCGACGTCGGCTACGTCACGTTCCCCTGCGGCTACACGCTGGGAGCCGATGGCGATGCCATCAATCTGTACTACGGAGCCGCGGACACGAGTATTGCGATCGCGACCGGCAGCATCAATCACCTGCTCGATTGGCTGGATCGGCATGGCACAGCGGCGTAG
- a CDS encoding Crp/Fnr family transcriptional regulator: MAQRRSAAATHVTAAPRAFRGSLPPFDVRAFVDSVGISRHIVRYARSSVVFAQGSPANNVFYIQQGGVQLSVLSRRGRDAIVAMLAPGDFFGEGCLAGQPLRMGTATALVPTTVLRIQKRAMMRSLHEHSALSDRFIAHMLVRNIRIEEDLVDQLFTSTEKRLARTLLLLARYGDERTPRRVLPKISQEALAEMVGTTRSRVNVFINKFRKLGLITYNGTLTVDSALLCVVLHD; this comes from the coding sequence ATGGCACAGCGGCGTAGCGCTGCGGCGACACACGTCACCGCCGCGCCGCGCGCGTTCCGCGGATCGTTGCCCCCGTTCGACGTGCGTGCGTTCGTCGATTCGGTTGGCATCTCACGCCACATCGTGCGCTACGCGCGGTCCTCTGTCGTCTTCGCGCAGGGCAGTCCGGCCAACAACGTGTTCTACATCCAGCAGGGCGGTGTACAGCTGTCGGTCTTGTCGCGAAGAGGCAGGGACGCGATCGTCGCCATGCTCGCGCCGGGTGACTTCTTCGGTGAGGGCTGCCTGGCCGGTCAGCCCCTCCGAATGGGCACCGCGACGGCGCTGGTGCCGACGACCGTACTGCGGATTCAGAAGAGGGCGATGATGCGGAGCCTGCACGAGCACTCCGCGCTCTCGGATCGATTCATCGCGCACATGCTCGTGCGCAACATCCGGATCGAGGAGGACCTCGTTGATCAGCTGTTCACCTCGACTGAGAAACGGCTGGCGCGGACGCTGCTCCTGCTCGCACGCTACGGCGACGAGCGTACCCCGCGACGCGTGCTGCCGAAGATCTCGCAGGAAGCGCTTGCCGAGATGGTCGGGACCACGCGATCGCGCGTCAACGTCTTCATCAACAAGTTCCGAAAGCTGGGACTCATCACGTACAACGGCACGCTGACGGTTGACAGCGCACTCTTGTGCGTCGTCCTGCACGACTGA
- a CDS encoding esterase — translation MMQRGSSRPAARLVALLVAVALAGGLSSARVDAQDTARPTPTAPQPAPAAPPRPPQYVSPEVATDGRITFRIHAPNAQAVRVSAGDIQGLAQGASQMTKGGEGIWEVTLSATVPGSYRYNFNVDGVATIDPRNPATSESNTNTWSVVHVPGGQPWDTADVPHGAVASVTYKSTALGQFRRMHVYTPPGYETSTAAYPVFYLLHGAGDSDDSWTSVGRANFILDTLIAGKQATPMIVVMPAGHVRGAPGTAAAGTGTQDFANDFTKDVKPYIESHYRVMKGRANTAIAGLSMGGGQTLTVAIPNLEQYGYVGVYSSGLLGGFPDLMRRPPGAPAGPAPRMGPTAEEWTKMHAAKLADPALKKGLLLWFATGKDDFLLTTTQATVALFEKQGFSPVFRQTDGGHTWINWRSYLVEFAPQLFRGAGATSSARK, via the coding sequence ATGATGCAACGCGGTTCTTCCCGGCCGGCGGCTCGACTCGTGGCGCTCTTGGTGGCCGTGGCCCTGGCCGGTGGCCTTTCCTCGGCGCGCGTCGATGCGCAGGACACGGCTCGCCCTACGCCCACCGCGCCACAACCGGCGCCCGCGGCCCCGCCGCGGCCGCCGCAATACGTGTCGCCGGAAGTGGCCACGGACGGGCGGATTACCTTCCGCATCCACGCGCCGAACGCCCAGGCGGTGCGAGTCTCGGCGGGCGACATCCAGGGCCTGGCACAGGGCGCATCCCAGATGACCAAGGGTGGCGAAGGCATCTGGGAGGTCACGCTGAGTGCGACGGTGCCCGGCAGCTACCGCTACAACTTCAACGTCGACGGCGTGGCCACCATCGACCCGCGCAATCCGGCCACGAGCGAGTCGAACACGAACACGTGGAGCGTCGTCCACGTGCCGGGTGGCCAGCCCTGGGACACGGCCGATGTGCCCCATGGCGCGGTCGCCAGCGTCACCTACAAGTCCACCGCGCTCGGCCAGTTCCGGCGGATGCACGTCTACACGCCGCCCGGATACGAGACCAGCACCGCGGCCTATCCGGTGTTCTATCTCCTGCACGGCGCGGGCGACAGCGACGACTCGTGGACGTCGGTCGGGCGCGCGAACTTCATCCTCGACACGCTGATCGCCGGCAAGCAGGCGACGCCGATGATCGTGGTGATGCCCGCCGGGCACGTGCGTGGCGCGCCAGGCACCGCGGCCGCCGGCACGGGGACGCAGGACTTCGCCAACGATTTCACGAAGGACGTCAAGCCGTACATCGAGTCGCACTACCGCGTCATGAAGGGGCGGGCCAACACGGCCATCGCCGGCCTCTCGATGGGCGGCGGCCAGACCCTCACCGTCGCCATCCCGAACCTGGAACAGTACGGGTACGTCGGCGTTTACAGTTCGGGCCTGCTTGGTGGCTTTCCGGACTTGATGCGTCGTCCACCGGGCGCACCCGCCGGCCCGGCCCCGCGCATGGGTCCGACCGCCGAGGAGTGGACGAAGATGCACGCGGCCAAGCTCGCCGATCCGGCCCTCAAGAAGGGACTCCTCCTGTGGTTCGCCACCGGCAAGGACGACTTCCTGCTGACGACGACGCAGGCGACCGTGGCCCTGTTCGAGAAACAGGGGTTCTCACCGGTATTCCGCCAGACCGATGGCGGGCACACCTGGATCAACTGGCGCAGCTATCTCGTCGAGTTCGCTCCGCAGTTGTTCCGCGGTGCGGGTGCAACGTCGTCAGCGCGCAAGTAG
- a CDS encoding ArnT family glycosyltransferase: MSSLSRRLFIRLRRAAAPLALAVLVLVACVVPMALSANWSELNTAPDEAAHYVTALMIRSYVTEGLGSNPREFAEQYYVKYPKVAFGIWPPLFHLLLGGWLLLTGPSFVAALAFVALTTVLVAVVLFQAGRELLGIPLALAGAVWFATFPIVQAPATSVMVDMLCALLILQAAFSFGRYMDAPSRGRALVFACAAGAALLTKYNAFALALVPPIAVVAGRQWSLLRRMDFWIMPAAVLIVAAPWYLTHLDMVRYASQPLPPSGAWRPASLQNFLILSMQVGVLGIPLAALGINDCVLQNKGRNGVWCSMLAVLVAVWAFHSLLYPIIEPRYLLAPAGVLALFGAAGIQVVVTHMLPSTSVEVWHRVRAGAAVLLLVVLATWAPRPRPARGFAEAASVVLDADLPADTTTLVSSDPIGEGAFVSYVATHAGEADGALVIRASKILAVGTWMGLNYASRYSDVQSISRVLDRARVQFVVVDDLATEPHHLLLERTVRTSPQWRLARSVKVEHSSAVRIYERTQPLPPGKPEFELDTHYSLGRNIRR; the protein is encoded by the coding sequence ATGTCCTCCCTGAGTCGTCGCCTGTTCATCCGGCTCCGCCGCGCGGCCGCTCCGCTGGCCCTGGCCGTGTTGGTGCTTGTCGCCTGCGTCGTGCCCATGGCCTTGTCGGCGAACTGGTCAGAGCTGAACACCGCGCCAGACGAAGCCGCACATTATGTGACCGCGTTGATGATCCGCAGCTACGTCACGGAGGGCCTGGGCTCGAACCCTCGGGAATTTGCCGAGCAGTATTACGTGAAGTATCCGAAGGTCGCGTTCGGGATCTGGCCGCCGCTCTTTCACCTGTTGCTCGGTGGCTGGCTGCTCCTGACCGGTCCCTCGTTCGTGGCGGCGCTGGCCTTCGTGGCTCTGACGACCGTGCTCGTGGCGGTCGTGTTGTTTCAGGCAGGGAGGGAACTCCTCGGAATCCCGCTGGCTCTCGCGGGCGCTGTCTGGTTCGCGACCTTTCCCATCGTCCAGGCGCCGGCCACGTCAGTGATGGTGGACATGCTCTGCGCGCTGCTCATCCTGCAGGCCGCGTTCTCCTTCGGTCGCTACATGGACGCACCCAGCCGCGGCAGGGCACTGGTCTTCGCATGCGCGGCGGGTGCCGCACTGCTGACCAAGTACAACGCGTTCGCATTGGCACTGGTGCCACCGATTGCCGTAGTCGCCGGGCGGCAATGGTCCCTGCTTCGGCGCATGGATTTCTGGATCATGCCGGCGGCGGTCTTGATCGTTGCCGCGCCGTGGTATCTGACCCACCTGGACATGGTGCGATACGCGTCGCAGCCGCTGCCTCCCAGCGGCGCATGGCGCCCGGCGAGCCTGCAGAACTTCCTGATCCTGTCGATGCAGGTCGGAGTGTTGGGGATACCACTCGCCGCCCTCGGCATCAACGATTGTGTGCTGCAGAACAAAGGCAGGAATGGTGTCTGGTGCTCGATGCTCGCGGTCCTGGTTGCGGTGTGGGCCTTCCACTCGCTCCTGTATCCGATCATCGAGCCCCGCTATCTGCTCGCGCCCGCAGGTGTCCTGGCGTTATTCGGTGCGGCCGGCATCCAGGTCGTGGTCACGCACATGCTGCCTTCGACCTCGGTCGAGGTGTGGCACCGTGTGCGCGCCGGCGCGGCGGTGTTACTGCTGGTGGTGCTCGCGACCTGGGCGCCACGCCCAAGGCCGGCACGAGGTTTCGCCGAGGCCGCGTCGGTTGTCCTCGACGCAGATCTCCCGGCCGACACGACGACACTCGTGTCCTCCGATCCCATCGGCGAAGGCGCGTTCGTGTCGTACGTGGCGACCCACGCGGGCGAGGCCGATGGTGCGCTCGTGATCCGCGCGAGCAAGATTCTCGCCGTCGGGACCTGGATGGGGCTGAACTACGCGTCCCGGTACTCTGACGTCCAGAGCATCTCCCGTGTTCTGGATCGCGCCCGCGTGCAGTTCGTGGTCGTGGACGACCTGGCCACGGAACCACATCATCTCCTGCTGGAACGGACGGTGCGTACGTCACCGCAGTGGCGGCTCGCGCGAAGCGTGAAGGTCGAGCATTCATCTGCCGTCCGGATCTACGAGCGCACGCAGCCCCTGCCGCCAGGCAAGCCGGAGTTCGAACTCGATACGCACTACTCCTTGGGACGCAACATTCGGCGCTGA
- a CDS encoding Crp/Fnr family transcriptional regulator, with the protein MPPKSLPARPPPAFDVQAFLASARVSPRTVRFASGAVVFAQGAQANSVFFVKEGGIKLSVLSTAGKEAVVAMLGPGDFLGEGCLAGQPLRMGMATAVMRTALLRILKRDMVRMLHDHPAFSDRFLSHMLTRNIRIEEDLVDQLFNSSEKRLARTLLLLARYGKEDATQRVLPKLSQETLAEMVGTTRSRVNFFMNKFRKLGLIEYNGGLKVNNALLSIVLHD; encoded by the coding sequence ATGCCGCCCAAGTCACTCCCGGCCCGTCCGCCGCCGGCCTTCGACGTTCAGGCGTTCCTCGCATCGGCGAGGGTGTCTCCGCGCACCGTGCGATTTGCGAGTGGCGCCGTCGTCTTCGCCCAGGGGGCACAGGCGAACAGTGTGTTTTTCGTCAAGGAGGGCGGGATCAAGCTCTCGGTCCTCTCCACGGCCGGCAAGGAGGCCGTCGTGGCCATGCTCGGCCCGGGTGATTTCCTGGGCGAGGGCTGCCTTGCCGGGCAGCCGTTGCGCATGGGTATGGCGACGGCCGTCATGCGGACGGCGCTCTTGCGCATCCTGAAGCGCGACATGGTCCGGATGCTGCACGACCATCCCGCATTCTCCGACCGATTCCTGTCGCACATGCTGACGCGCAACATCCGTATCGAAGAGGACCTGGTCGATCAGCTCTTCAATTCCAGCGAGAAGCGGCTCGCCCGCACATTGCTGCTCCTGGCTCGGTACGGGAAGGAGGACGCGACACAGCGCGTCCTCCCGAAACTGTCACAGGAGACGCTCGCGGAAATGGTGGGCACGACGCGCTCACGGGTGAACTTCTTCATGAACAAGTTCCGCAAGCTCGGGTTGATCGAGTACAACGGCGGGCTCAAGGTGAACAATGCGCTCCTGAGCATCGTCCTGCACGACTGA